The Pseudomonas sp. SCA2728.1_7 DNA segment TCGAGCTGAACGCGGTCGGCGCCAGCGGCCCGCACGGTCGTATCTTGAAAGAAGACGTGCAGGTTTACGTCAAAGCGATGATGCAGAAGGCCAAGGAAGCACCGGCCGCTGCTGCTGGCGCAACCGGTGGCGCGGGCATCCCGCCGATTCCGGTCGTCGACTTCAGCCGTTTCGGCGAAATCGAAGAAGTGCCGATGACTCGTCTGATGCAGATCGGCGCGTCGAGCCTGCACCGCAGCTGGCTGAACATCCCGCACGTGACTCAGTTCGATTCGGCTGATATCACCGAGCTGGAAGCCTTCCGCGTCGCGCAGAAAGCCGTTGCAGAGAAGGCCGGCGTCAAGCTGACCATCCTGCCGCTGCTGCTCAAGTCCTGCGCGCACATGCTCAAGGAACTGCCGGACTTCAACAGTTCGCTGGCGCCAAGCGGCAAAGCGATCATCCGCAAGAAATACGTCAACATCGGCTTCGCCGTCGACACTCCGGATGGCCTGCTGGTACCGGTCATCAAGAACGTCGACCAGAAGAGCCTTCTGCAGCTTGCGGCTGAGGCGGCTGCGTTGGCCGCCAAAGCCCGCGACAAGAAGCTCACCGCTGACGACATGCAGGGCGCCTGCTTCACCATTTCCAGCCTCGGCCACATTGGCGGCACCGGCTTCACGCCGATCGTCAACGCGCCGGAAGTGGCGATTCTCGGTGTTTCCAAGGCAACCATCCAGCCAGTCTGGGACGGCAAAGCCTTCCAGCCGAAACTGATGCTGCCACTGTCGCTGTCCTACGATCACCGTGTGATCAACGGCGCCGCTGCCGCACGCTTCACCCAGCGTCTGGGCAGCCTGCTGGCGGACATCCGCACGATCCTGCTGTAACTCGATCGGCCCTCCGGCAACGGAGGGCCGATTGCTGCACCCTTTCGAGCGCCACACGCTCGTACCTCAACCCCGTCAGTTTGGCGGGGCTTTTTTTTGCCTGAAAAATCCTTCCGGTCTTTTTCCCACATGTTGCGCTGATATCGGCCACAAGCCTGGTCGACTTGGCGCCGATCTTTTTTATTCGTCACGCAACTAACCTAAGCGCAGCCAATTTAACTAAGCAAACTTCGCGAAAACTCATACTCATTAAAATTCATTCGAATGGATTCGACATGTTAAAACCCACTATCGGCCCGATTGTCGGCCACGTTACAACTAATCATGCGCGCATATTCATGCGTGGCGAGCGGCGCAACAATGCGCCGGTATTTGCCGGGGTGCGTTTTCGCAGTTCCGGCACACAACAATGGTCGAACGGCAACTTCGCACGCCTGAGCGAATTACGCGATATGTCGCAAGTATTCGCCCTGAACAACTTGAGCAGCGACACCGAATATGAATATCAGGCCGGCTGGTTCAGTCCGATGAATCCGGTGCACACGCCGGACAGCGTCGCTGAACTGCCGCTGCAATGGCCGCGAGAGATCTACCGCTTGCGCACCCGCTCCAGCAAGGTCCTGCAGCCCAGAGCCTATATCGTCGGCTCCTGCCGCTACCTGCGCATGACCGCCGGTGTCGCCGTCCTGCCGCAATTGGGCGATCGTATCTTCGCGTCCATCAATCAGGTGATCGAAGGCATACAACCGCCGATCAGCGCGGTATTGATGACCGGCGATCAAATTTACGTCGACGATTTGAATCTACTTGCACCGGATCGCGACTATAAAGATATCCTAAGCAAGTATCGCGCGGCTTTTTCCCAGCCGAATATAAAACGACTGATGTCCGGCACTTCGACTTACATGATTCTCGACGATCACGAAATCGAAGATAACTGGCCCGCCAATGCGAGCAAGTCCGACGGCGATTTATATCGCAACGCCATGGCCGCTTATGAGTTGTATCAGGCCAGTCACAGCCCGGCACACCCACTGACAACTAACGGCGAAGTAGATCACTCGACACTTGAGCATTACTGGTATCAATTCAGCGACGGCGATATCGAATGGTTTGTCACTGACAGTCGCACCCGCCGCCACTTGTCAGGCGATGATCGACGGATCCTCGACGAGGCACAGGAACAGGCCCTGCTCAAATGGCTGAGTCACAGCACGGCGCGGGTCAAGTTCGTGGTCACCAGCGTGATGTTCTAT contains these protein-coding regions:
- a CDS encoding alkaline phosphatase D family protein, with amino-acid sequence MLKPTIGPIVGHVTTNHARIFMRGERRNNAPVFAGVRFRSSGTQQWSNGNFARLSELRDMSQVFALNNLSSDTEYEYQAGWFSPMNPVHTPDSVAELPLQWPREIYRLRTRSSKVLQPRAYIVGSCRYLRMTAGVAVLPQLGDRIFASINQVIEGIQPPISAVLMTGDQIYVDDLNLLAPDRDYKDILSKYRAAFSQPNIKRLMSGTSTYMILDDHEIEDNWPANASKSDGDLYRNAMAAYELYQASHSPAHPLTTNGEVDHSTLEHYWYQFSDGDIEWFVTDSRTRRHLSGDDRRILDEAQEQALLKWLSHSTARVKFVVTSVMFYPDRKLNGDDAWKAFPEQRLRLLETIRTRRIKNVVFISGDVHGSLTARLSHSEDPDFEVHTVVSSPLCNSKLLPYAKASTFILDQPLVRTAAGDYRHELSSTVVSEDNFAHLVVEAGQIQVNYHDRDGKQLQSIAIKLR